A section of the Sebastes fasciatus isolate fSebFas1 chromosome 5, fSebFas1.pri, whole genome shotgun sequence genome encodes:
- the rxfp3.2b gene encoding relaxin family peptide receptor 3.2b, whose amino-acid sequence MQLNETGVHCSLAPEPCEQQILQEDSTGNCSGGSTGNLSLHCWLQLLTRESIMEFQGDSSSLVVRVMIACVYSIVCALGLVGNSLALYLLHSRYRQKQSSINCFVMGLAITDLQFVLTLPFWAVDTALDFRWPFGRVMCKIISSVTTMNMYASVYFLTAMSMARYYSISSAMKMHSRRAAATTAKWTSLGIWAVSLLATLPHAIYSDSVQVSDQELCLMRFPDSGSWDPQLLLGLYQLQKVLLGFLIPLIIITVCYLLLVRFILSRRISGAGGPEVEQGRQKRRSKVTKSIVIVVLSFFLCWLPYQALTLWGVLIKFDLVPFTKAFYNVQAYAFPLTVCLAHTNSCLNPVLYCLIRQEFRAGLKELLLHATPSFRSLTHVLHRKAKVAEAPPVVVLVQMDV is encoded by the coding sequence ATGCAGCTGAATGAGACTGGAGTTCACTGCTCACTGGCTCCAGAGCCATGTGAGCAGCAGATACTACAGGAGGACAGCACTGGGAACTGTAGCGGAGGCTCCACCGGCAACCTGTCGCTGCACTGCTGGCTGCAGCTCCTCACCAGGGAATCGATCATGGAATTTCAAGGAGACAGCTCCAGCTTAGTGGTGCGTGTGATGATAGCTTGTGTCTACTCCATAGTGTGTGCGCTTGGGCTGGTGGGAAACTCTCTGGCTCTGTATCTGCTGCACTCACGATACAGGCAGAAGCAATCATCCATCAACTGCTTTGTGATGGGACTGGCTATCACAGACCTGCAGTTTGTTCTGACGTTGCCCTTCTGGGCGGTGGACACGGCCCTGGACTTCCGCTGGCCGTTTGGCCGTGTGATGTGCAAAATCATCAGCTCGGTCACCACCATGAACATGTACGCCAGTGTGTACTTCCTCACAGCGATGAGCATGGCGCGTTACTACTCTATCTCCTCCGCGATGAAGATGCACAGCCGGCGAGCGGCAGCCACTACGGCCAAGTGGACGAGCTTGGGCATCTGGGCTGTGTCTCTGCTGGCCACTTTGCCCCATGCGATCTACTCCGACAGCGTCCAGGTTTCAGATCAGGAGCTTTGCCTGATGCGCTTCCCAGACTCAGGCAGCTGGGATCCACAGCTTCTTTTGGGTCTCTACCAGCTGCAAAAGGTCCTGCTGGGCTTCCTCATTCCTCTGATCATAATCACCGTCTGCTACCTGCTGCTAGTGCGCTTCATCCTCAGCCGACGCATCTCAGGCGCAGGGGGCCCCGAGGTCGAGCAGGGCCGACAAAAGCGTCGCTCCAAAGTGACCAAATCCATCGTCATCGTGGTTCTGTCCTTCTTTCTGTGCTGGCTTCCCTATCAGGCGCTGACACTGTGGGGAGTGCTCATAAAGTTTGACCTTGTGCCCTTCACTAAGGCCTTCTACAATGTGCAGGCCTATGCCTTCCCCCTGACGGTGTGCTTGGCACACACCAACAGCTGCCTCAACCCCGTGCTCTACTGCTTGATTCGCCAAGAGTTTCGGGCAGGTCTCAAGGAGCTTCTCCTCCACGCCACGCCGTCCTTCAGGAGCCTGACCCATGTGCTACACCGCAAGGCAAAAGTGGCCGAGGCGCCGCCTGTTGTGGTGCTGGTCCAAATGGATGTCTGA